The sequence below is a genomic window from Synechococcus sp. PCC 7335.
ATGCCCGACTCTCTACCCTTCGCGGTCCGCTTGCTGCCAATGCAATCCTTGAAAACTATCTCGATCAGCTATCGAGCCTGAATTGACTGTGTGGCTTTGCAGGCAAAAGTATAAGGTAGTCAGACTAGACATCACCGGCTTAATTTGGGAATCAACATAGGATGGCATGCAACTAGGTAAGCTTGGCTTAGCATAGCCAAATCAAAGCGAAGCGCGAACGTCACTCCTAGCCCCTTTATTGGGCTTTATTTCGATAGCCTCGATTTCCAATCGTGGGGCGATTCTCAAGCGTAGATAGCCTGAGTAGTTACAAATGAACTTATCTTTCTCAAGATAAAAGCGATTGAAAATTGATATTGGCGTGATATCATTTAATCCTATGGCTATAGTCATGACTACGGTCACTTTGATGCAAGCTAAAATACTTGAAAAGTTCGCAATGAAAGCTATCTCCAAAAGCAAACTCAAAAGTAAGCTGTTAGAGTTTTTACGCTTCGTAGAATCGGAAGGCGAAGAACTCGTGGTGACCGACAGAGGCAACCCCGTCGTCAAGATTGTGAAGTACGCCGAGTCGCCTTCAACAGAAGCGCTCTTTGGTGACATGAGAGGGAAAGTCCAATATTTTGAAGACCTGACAGCGCCAACTAGCGATGAATGGGAAGAGCTATGAGTATCGTACTCGACACCTGCGCGCTCATTTGGTGGAGTCTGGATCCGGTTAAGCTCTCAGATAACGCGAAGCAATCCTGCGAGCAGATGGAGAAAGACAAGTGCGGTCTGGTTTCATCTATTTCGCTCTGGGAAATTGCAATCAAAATAAAGAACAAAAAGTTAGATTTAGGTGTAGATCTCGATATCTATTTGGCCGCGCTTAAAAAGTCTGATGTTGTTCGGATCGTTCCAGTTGATGAAAAGACTTGGATAGAGAGCGTGAGACTAGAGTGGTCGCATCGAGACCCAGCAGATCGGGTTGTGGTTACGCTAGCTCATAGCTATCAGGCTTCGCTTGTGACCTCCGATAAAGAGATAAGAAATTTCTACTCCAATGTGGCCTGGTAATGTTGTTTGAGTCTGTGCTTACTACCGAAGCTAACGCCAGCTTTATCAGATAGACATCATCGAACCAATTTAGGAACCAGCTTGACGATTCACACTGTAATCATTATTCTTTGCGAGCTTCTCAAAATGCTTTGCCCCTTAAAGTAGGCTGAATGATAGCTATCATCCTCTCGCCCTCATTCCTTTGAGTTAAGTGTTCACTTAGTTTTTCTCTATCAGGTACTTGAACAGGTCATCAATAACTGCGTCCGCAGCGATAGGACCGCTACCAATCCAGTAGCGAGGAACCACATAGACCTGATTATTTTGCACGGCCTTTAGCTGCTGCCATAGGGGATTAGCCTGCAGCTCTTCTAGTTTTTGTTGAGCTTCTTGAGCAGTTGCATCATCTTCTGCCGTCCAGACAAATATGACATCTCCATCTATTTGGTCGAGCGCTTCAAAGCTAATAGGTGCCTGAATTTGGTTTTGAAAACGCTGCAATGCTTGATCAGCGCTAATGTCTTGACCTTCAGGGCGAGCGACGCCTGCATCTTGTAATATTGTGCCAATAAAAGACTCTCGAAAATATTGATAGACCGAATCTGGATAGACACGCACAACAGAAACTGTGAACGAAGACAGCTTATCTGCGCCATACTTTGCCTCGAACTGCTGCTTAAAGTTCTCTAGCCGCAGATAATAGTTGTCCATAACCTGCTGTGCGGACTCCTCTCTATTGAGCGTCTCAGCATACTTTTGAAAAACATCCTTCCACAAACCGCTATGCTCAAACTCAAAGAATACGGTAGGCGCAATTTGAGAGGTTTGTCTGTACAAGCTAACTGGAAAATCGGAGCCCAATATCAAATCTGGCTTTAGTGGCAGCATTCGTTCTAAACTTGGACGCTTTGATTCACCCAGGTCAACGATGTCTTCTAGTTTCTCTAGCGGGTAGTCGTTACCGATCCACTGAATGTCAGTACTGGCAACGGGCTGTATGCCTAGCGCGATCGCATTTTCCAGAGAAACGGCATCTAAGGTCGCCAGTCGCTCGACTCGCTCAGGCATGCAGGTCTCACCCGCGACATGCTCCACTGGGTAGCAGGCAGTGACGGATTGAGCGACCTTTAGGTTATTTTCTGGTTGGCAGGCAATTAGGAGATAAGCCCAAAGCAATCCGACCAAGAAAAATAAAATTGTGCGAGATAATCTAAAGCGGAAAGAGACCATAGCTTAAAATTCAACCGCGAAAGATGCTGAGATACCGAAGGGCGCCCCAGGGTTGACATATAATGACGAACCATAGCTAGTTGATGGGAAGTAATCAATGTCAAACAAGTTTTCGACGTTGAGCTGTGCTCGCCAGTTATCTCGCTTGTAAAACAGCGCGGCATCGGTACGGAAATAGTCTGGCAGCGTGAAGGAATTATCTATATCTCCTGGACGATCACCGACATATAGCAGCCCCAAGCCTGCACCGAGTCCGGCTAAATTACCTTGCTGAATTTCATAGGTTGTCCACAGGCTAAACTGATTATCCGGCACACCTTCTAGCTGGTTACCTTGAATGTCGGTCGTATCTTCGCTGACAAAGGCGTCAAGATAGTTGTAGGCAGCAGTAACATTCCATCCGGGTAAAATCTCGCCATTGAGGTTGAGATCGATGCCTCGACTGGCCACTTCTCCAGTCTGTATCGACAACAAAGGATCGTCAGGATCGGAAACAACAATATTTTGTCGACGAATGTCAAAGGCGGCTAGCGTGAGGCTAAGCCTATCGGTGACGTCTGTTTTTATGCCCACTTCAAACTGTCTGCCTTCTTCTGGCTCAAACGTAGAACCATTTCCATTTAAGAAGCCCGCACCGTTCGGCAAAAATGAGGTGGTATAGGATGCATAAAGCGTAATGGGTTCGATGGGCTTATATACAATCCCCAGTCTGGGCGTAAAGGCTTCGCTTTGATCTTCAAATTCTTGTCTGGGTTCACCCGAATTCCGTTCTGTTCGAAATTCATCTACGTAGTCAAATCGAAGTCCTGCTAGGAGTATCAGCTCAGGAATAATCGTAATTTGGTCTTGAATGTAGGCGCTAATCGTATCCACATTATCGTCACGAAAAAATGTGGGAGATTTCTCAAACGGCTCGTTCGTATAAACAGGATTAAACGCGTTGATCGGTGGAAATTCATTATCGAACTGAAAGGCCGGATCTTCCGCATCGTGGCGATATTCGAGTCCAAACAAAAGCTCGTGCTCAACACTGCCTGTGTTGAATTGGCCAACGAGTTCCGCATTAGTAAAAAATCTCTGATATGTGCCCTCTGCGAAGTACTCGACTCGCTCTGCTTCACCCGTGACTTCGTCAAAAGAGTTCACAAACGGGTAATATCTCTCGGGTTCGTATTGAAAGTATTGTGAGCTATGCCTTAAAGACAAGTTATCATTGAAGTCGTGGTTGAGCCGGTAGCCAAGACTAAACTGGTCCTGGGTAAACTCTCCAAAATCTTCATTCAGAAAGCGACTTCGAGGAACGTCAATCGGCTCGCCATTACTGTCGAAGGGAATGCCCTCATCTGTGGTCTCGCGGTCATAGGTATATTGCCCAAACACATCTAGCGACGTATTCTCGTTAATGTCCCAGGCGAGGGTAGGAGATACTTGCAGTCGCTCTCCATCTACAAAGTCGCGAAAGCTACCATAGTTCTCATAGGATAGATTCAGTCGATACCGGACATCGCCCGCCCCGGTCAGCGGCCCAGATAAATCAAGCGCTCCGTCGTATGATTCAAAACTGCCAGCACTGCCAGAAACTTCATGAAAAGGCTTACTTAGCGGCTGCTTGGTCACTAAATTAACGACACCCCCAGGGTTACCTTGCCCAAACAAGACTGATGCAGGGCCACGTAATACCTCGATTCTTTCTACATCGTTAGTGCTTAGGGGCGCTAATGAAAACGCTGAAATACCGTCGCGAAAGATAGTGTCATTGAGTCGAAATCCGCGAATGAGGAGGTTCGGGCCAAACGCACTGGTTCCTCTCGCACCATTTTCCACAATACCTCCAGCCGTTTCTAACGCATCGCCCAGCTCAGTCACATTGCGGTCTTCTAACACTGCTTCGGGAATGACCTGAATCGAGAAAGGAGTATCGCGTATCGGTGTATCTGTCCCAATCGCAGTGCTGGCACTTGACGGATTGTAGCCTTCATCGTCTTCGCCAGTCACAACCAGCCTGATCGTATCGCTCGTATCGTCAGCTTGGGCAGCACCTGGTGCAATGCTTATCGCTAATCCGCTAGCTGTACTTTCAAAATCAGCTATAGGCGGCGCATTGGAGCCTGTCACAACGACCCTTACACGCTCATCCGGCAACGCCGACACCTGAACTAACGCAATGCCTTCTGCCGGTTCAAACTGTTCTAACGGGTTATCTACCAACACCGCATTGGAGAATTCTGCAATCAACGCATTGCCCGATGCTGTTGTTACCCGCATATTTAGCGCTGTCTCGATAGTCTCTAATGTAATTTGCAAGCCCGTTTCAGATTCTTCAACCTGTATGCCCACAATCTGCACTGGCGCTGTTTCAGTTTGAGCCATCCAATTGGCGGTTACTGTATAACTAGCTTCTCCTATTCGAGAGTCAGCTATTTCGGCTTTAGCTCCAGTTGCCGTCAATGCAAACAGGGATAACACAGTCGTCATTAGCAATTGCCGTATTCTATGTAGCATTTCTCCTCACACACAGCGCTTAGCGCCTTATTGAAATCGATTCCTGATTAGGAGCTTATCAAAGGCGAGATGACTTAAGATAGTGAGTAGTAAGTGCTACACGGAATAGTTTGAACGCTGTGCGGATTTTGCGATGTGGATTTTAGTGCTGACGTAGATACTCTCTTGGAGAAGAACCGTACTTTCTGCGGAACGCAGCGGCAAAATAGCTACGGCTAGAGAAACCGACGCTGCGAGCAGCTTCAGAGACATTCATCTCTCCCTCTATCAGCAGCTGACGGGCGGTTTCCATGCGGTGATTGTGCAAGTAGCCAAACGCCGTCTCGCCAAATACTTGACGAAACCCTCGCTTCAATGTGCAGTCATTCAGACCTACTTGCCGCGCTAAATTCAGCAGCGAAGGAGGATCGCTAACTTGCTGCAAAAGAATCTTCTTAGCGTGGTGAATCCGCTCAATATCATCAGTTTTTAATCGGTTGGCCTGTTGTTTCACGTCATGTTGACGTAGCTCTTGGTCTATTAACAGCGTCATCAGCTCCCACACTTTACTTTCTAGGTAAGCCTTTTTAATCACGCCAGTAAAAGGACAGTTCAACAGCTGGTGTAGTGCCGTCTGCATAGCTGCTGTGGTCACACCAATGCGCTCGGTATAGATCTGCGTTTGATCTCTAAACAAATACTGCAAAGGCGTCTCTGTTGGATCGAAAGAGCTTCCTAAGAAACTTCTCAACACAGAGGGTTCAATATGGACATTGATTTCTAGAGAGGGTTCATCAGCCAGGTATACCAAGGTTTCTTTAGGTGCTATCCCACTACCGTATAAAGCATACTGACCCGACGAGATTGAACTAATGCACTCTCCTTTTCCCTCCACACAGAACACATATTCAATCGGGTGAGTTCGCTCAGGCAAACAAATTACCAACTCATCGTGTAGCTGACGCTGTTCGATGCCTAGCTCCAGCCCATCACGAAGCTCTATAGAACAATAGCTGCCCTGCCCTAACTGCACGGGATACTGCCAAACTGTTTCAAACGCTTCATTTTGTCGGTTGCAGGTTTTGTGCTCAGATTCATAGACCAAATGCCAGTAGTCTTCTTGTATTAGCGAAATCGTCATATTGACTACGGATATCCCTACAGGAAGCGAAAGTAGCTGTTGAGAATAATTCTTATCTATAAATACGGATTCGTCAAGCTAACAGGGAGGTTTGGTGTTGGGTCAAAACCCACCGCAAATACTCCGTCGAACGGTCAAAAAGATCCCTTCGCGGCTCCTTTTATGCAATCTGCTGAGATAAGCTGTCAAGCAGTGTGCATTCGTTTGCCATGATTCGCGATGGCCTCTATTTCTATCTGGCAAGTATTGGGTCGGCTCATTCGCTATGCGCCAAAGCTGTATTGCACAGACACTCTTTTATGGCTATGCATTGCGGGCTTGCCCATTGTTCCAGGCGTGATCATTCGCGAATTTTTTAATAGTTTGACCCAGCCGTCTAGCCAGACTCAATTGCTCCCTTTCGCTGCCTCCCCATGGCTCTGGATCGCGCTCCTGCTTGCCGTTGGTCTAGCTAGAGTTATCGCCATCTTTACCGGACGAATTACCAAGACGCAGCATCGATTTCTGATGAGTGCGCTTATCCGCCATAATTTACTATTAGAACTGTTCAAGCGACCGGGTGCAGAACTCGCAGCCCGTCAGCAGATCTCTCCCGGCGAAATTCTCAACTATTTTCGTGATGATGCTCAGCAGATAGAAGATACAGTTGCTAGCGTCAACGAGGTCTTTGCAGAGGCTGTCTTCGCGATCGCCTCTATCAGTCTTCTGCTCAGCGTCAATGCCAGAATAACAGCGTTTGTGTTTGTCCCGCTCTGTGTCATCGCCCTTCTCGTTCACAAAGCCGAACATCGATTGAAACGCTATCGCCGTGCTAGCCGTCAAGCCACTGCGCAGGTGACTGGTCTGATTACGGAAACCTTTAGCGCGCTGCAGGCGATTAAAGTCGCTGGGGCCGAAGCGGATATACTGCGCGAACTGAAGAAAAAAGGCGATCGCCGCCAAAAGCTGACCATACGCGATCGCATATTCACCACCTCTCTTGATGCGGGGTTTGAAGGCATCGTCAGTCTTGGAACTGCTCTTTTACTGCTGCTAGCCGCTCAGAGCTCACAGTCAACGTCCGCTCAAAACAGTCTCAGCGTGGGCGACTTTGCTTTGTTTGTCTACTATCTCTCCTTTATTACCTTTTTTCTAGCCTTCTTTGGCAGCTTTATCGCCGTTACCAAACACAGTGAAGTGTCGTTTGAGAGAATGGCAGCGCTAATCGAAGAGAGCACCTTGAAAAAAAAGAAAACCAGCCCAGTACGAGCACTTGTACATCCTTACCCACTCTACCTCAAGCCATTATTCAAACAGCCGCCGCTGTTACCACCACTGGAGCAAACGGCCCCAGCCAATGCTCTGATAGAACTACGGGTTGAAAATCTTACCTATCGCTATCCCAATAGCGTCAACGGTATCGAAGATATCAGTTTCAGTATAAAGCGAGGGAGTCTAACTGTCATTACAGGGGACGTCGGCTCTGGAAAAACAACATTACTCCGTGCATTGTTAGGGCTGCTTAGTGCGCAGCGCGGTCGCCTTTTCTGGAATGGGCAAAAGATTCTCGATCCGGCTAGTTTTTTCGTACCACCCCAGGCTGCCTACACACCTCAGATTCCTCATCTATTTAGCGCCTCTGTGCAAGAGAATATCCAAATAGGATGGAAGGAGCCCAATATGGCGATGGCAATAGATAGTGCGATCGCAACAGCTGCTCTTGATAGAGATATCTCAACAATGCCGAACGGCCTTGATACCCCTGTGGGCACTCAAGGCTTCCAACTTTCCGGTGGACAGAAACAGCGTGTTGCTGCTGCTCGCATGATCCTAAGAAAACCTCAACTTTTAGTCTTTGATGATCTTTCTAGTGCGTTGGATATAAAGACAGAAGAACAGCTATGGAACCACTTTCTGAGGCCAAGCAGTAACAATCAATCGTTCACTTGCTTAGCAGTTTCTCATCGACAGTCAGTTCTAGATTTTGCTAATCAAATCATTGTCATGAAAGCTGGTCGACTAGATAGAAGCAGAAGTCATCTTATCTAATCCACGATTGAGTTCCGGCAGGTCTAGGCTCTAATATCCATCCAGCTATCTAGTCCAAACATCTTGACGAAGATGTACTCGCGAAAGAGTTGATTTGCAATATTATTAGTGAGATTAGATCTCGTTACCGCATTGGGAAAAATTGATGCGCTTCAATAATTTGAATCATTCAATGCCTTTCATTATCTATGAAAAGATGTCAAAGAAATCAAAAGCATTTGGCTTCAATAATGTGCCTTTACTGTAATATTATTGAGAACCAGTCTCTATATATGTATTTTCTCTAAACCTTCTGCTACTGAGCTTGGCGACTATGAGTCTTTCTAAATCTTGTCTGGAACAGCATGACAAAGAGAACGCGATGACTAAAAAGTGGTTATTGCGCGGATTTTTAGTCGCAGCTGGGACGCACCTAGGGCTCTTTCCACTCATGGCCTTTATCCCGGCAGACGTTGCTGCACCACCCGAGCGGATTGAACTGGTCGTGACTAGTCCGACCGAGCCACTAGAAGCAGTCGTTGAAAACGGTCCTCTAGAAGAAATTCCGCCTGAAGAAACCGTTGAAGCATTAACAGAAGCTATTGCTCAGGCCGAATTAGCGGCGGCTTCCCAAGTCTCAGGCGGCTACTCCGCGCCTATCTCTTCTTTTCAGCCGGCACCGCCTCAGCCGGAAGTCGGACCGCTAGACGTCTCTGAGCCTGTAGAACCAGAAGTAGTAGATCCGGGAGTGTCTGAGCCCGAGCCTATTGAAGAACACATTGAAGAGTCCGCTACCTCAGATCCAGAGGTCGCAGACTCTGAAGAGCCTTCTGCTGAGTCAGACGCTGACGAGCCAACAGAATTAGAGCCTGAAGTCGCAGAGTCAGAAGAAGAGAGCGATTCAATTGAAACGGCAGCGAACAGCACAGAAGATGATTCTGATGCGCCTGACCTGACCGCTTTGCGAGATAGATTACAACGGGCTCAGGCGCGTGAAGGTACGAGAGAAGATAGTGACGCTACGCCCGCTGCTACGGGAGAAGATATAGAAACCGCTCGCAGAGACGGTCCCTCTGAAGGATCGGGATCAGGGACCGCCGAAGGGGATGGGGATAGTAGTGGTTCAACCACAGTGAGCTGTCGTCAATGCGATCGCCCAGAATATCCAGAAGAAGCCTTAGAAGAGGGTGTCGAAGGCTCTCCCTCCGTAAACCTAGAATATGATGAAGATGGAAATGTTATCGGTGCGGTGCTAGAGCAGTCGAGCGGTAATGCTGCGCTAGACAGAGCTGCCCTAGAAGCTGCCCGCAACTACGAAATGGACAGCGGCGGCCGCAGTGGGACGGTATCTGTTGAGATTGACTTTGGCATAGAAGGATCAGAGCGATCACGCGCCGCTCAAAGAAGAGGCGAAAGAGAATCTGTCAGCACACCTGCTCTCCCACCCGAACCAGAAAGCGAAGTTGTTCAAAGTCCAGAACCTACCGCAGCCCCACCAGCATCCGCCACCGAACCCGCCACCGAACCAACTACACCCGAACCAACTGCACCCGAACCGACTGCACCCGAACCAACTACACCCGAACCAACTACACCCGAACCAACTGCACCCGAACCCTTAACACCTGAGCCGACTGCGAGTGAAGAGTCTCCAGAGCCTGAGTCAGAAGCGCCAGCACCTGCCGCAGCGCCTGACGTGCCCGACACTTCTCTACCGGAACAAGAAGCGCCAGCGCCAGCGCCTGACGTACCTGATATTGCTCTACCGGAACCCTTAGCACCAGCCCCACAACCCATGGAACCGCCTCTGCCGCCACCGGAATCGGTAGCACCACCAGAGCCTGTTGTTCCTGACATTGGGCCACTAGAAGAATAGGCAAAAATAAACGCCCAATCAGTTATTGAGGCTTGATTCAGCGACGGGTTAACACTCTCAAGGCGATTTCCTGCACGACAGTCTATGGGAGCGCATAGGTTGGTTGTTGTCAATCGCCTTCAGTGATAAGCCTACGGCATGGCTTTGCTTACCGCCCTGCATAAGTCCGGTCCTTTCCACTGCCACTAGCATATCTTCGGATGTTCGCAAAGATATTGGCGTTCAAGTGCTTTCGTGATCGTATCTATCTCGATACCAACACCCAGGTTTGTGCTGTAGAAGGCTACTCTGATTCTTGCTTAGAGTTAACGCTAGATCCAATCTGGGACGCTGATAGGCATCACCAGCGAGCTAACCCTAATACCTTGTAACTCAGGTGCGAACTCAGGCATGGCATAGAACAACTCAGGTATGGCCTCAGGTACGGGGTTGGCAGGATAGGGCCGTCAACGCGATGAGGCTATGTGAAAGAGATGAAACAGTTACTGAGTGGGCTGTATCGGGAATGAGATTTGTATCAACTGGCTTTTGAGGAAGCGATGCAGCTGTACTGGCTGATGCTGCTGATGCAGGTAGAAGAAGAGGATTTGTTGGGTCAAAAGATTGTAGAAACGTCTCGGCGGGTATGCGCTGATCTGGCAGAGGCTTGGCAGGGGCGCTGCTGCTATGAGACGTTTTTGAACAAGCTGAATGAGGCGGTGATAGGTGTGGCTTCTATGGCAGACGTGGCTGGCGTTTGCGATGGAGTGTGGCTATGTGGGGTATGGTCCCGACTATTGCAAAAATAGGCCATAGGCTAGAAGCGCTGCGATAGTTGAGTTACAGCCATCGAAAAATTGACTTAATAGAAAAGTATTAACTAACGGACGCTTTGAGCCAGGCAAATAGTACATATGGTCTTAGCCATAGTTTGCTGAGGCAGAGTACCCTTGATACTCCGCATGCTTTGAAAAGTAGAAAGTAAGGCTCGATAATAAAGCAGGCTAATTTGCTAGCTTTTTGAGAGCACTTTGAGCCACGGTTTCAGCTCTAGCTGAGGTGACCTTTTGATATCTCAGCGTGGTCAGAATGGATTCATGACCCATCAACGCCCTAAGCTCCTCAATCCCCATTAGGCCAACACGTTCAGTCGCAAAAGTATGACGCAGATCGTGCAGTCTCGCACCTTCTAACTCGGGCACATCTACAATCAATCGCCGCCAGTTTTGATGCACCGTGCGGTAGCTGAGGCGACTGATACTGCCCGCTATCGGCTGCTGTGCGGTGAAGAGAGCCGGAAAACGATGATGCCGATAGTGCTTGAGGGAAGTATTGAGCAGCTAGGCTGCATCATCGCTGTAAAACCACCAGCGCTGTTTGTTGCCTTTGCCGATGACTTGGAACTTCTGTTGTTCGAGATTGACTTGCTCAAGGTCAAGTGCCAAAACTTCTGAAATTCGTGCCCCACTACGATGCAATAATCTGACAATATGGAAGAGGTTCGCGCAAACCCTGTATCCTTTTCCATGCAAGGAATACAGGGGATTGAAATTCCCTCTCTTAACAAGGGCAAGTCTTTAATCCGGGATAGATGTTCCGATCCGCGCAAACCTACGCTAAAACCCCTAATTTACAAGGGGTTTAGAAGGCCGCCGTCGCAATCACCCATCTTGGACGGGGTGGGTTGAAAGAAAAGTTTCAATACTTGGTATGCATATAACCAGCAGTCGCAATCACCCATCTCGGACGGGGTGGGTTGAAAGTGAGAGAGCCAGTTTTGCGCAGGACACGGCCTAAGTCGCAATCACCCATCTTGGACGGGGTGGGTTGAAAGTTTATGGACTAGGTGCAAGCTTTAAATTCAATCAAGTCGCAATCACCCATCTTGGACGGGGTGGGTTGAAAGCAAATAGTGCGTTGTTCTCATCACGTGCTGCTTTGTTGGAATCACCCATCATGGACAGGGTGGGTTGAAAGTCTATGAATATGTGGTTACTGATGAAACTGCTAAGAGCAAGCTGAATGGCGGGTTGAAAGAGAGCGCATCGTTGACATCCTAATCAACGATGTAGGTTAAGTTTATGTAGTGCATTTACTTGGCTATCATCAAGTAGCTGGCATATTGTCTTTCCGTACAAAAAGCTTCCTTATATTTCTATCTAGCAACAAAAGGAAGTCTTTTGTATGTCCTAGTGCCCTCCATTTTGGCAACAAATGATTCCTGAAGGTCGCTGGATGACATTTAATTTGTCACCACCAACTGGACGACATCAATTTGTCTTGGTGACATCAATTTGTCCTCGACGACACTAATTTGTCACCGATGACAAACAATGTGTCACTGTACAATAATGGACGTACGCCGACTCGAACGGCGGACCTCATCGATGTCAACGATGCGCTCTAACCAACTGAGCTATACGTCCTTATGGATTGATTACAGTGGCCATTGAATATACCATAGTGATCTTAGTAAAGGCAAGATTTGTTTGAGATCACCCAGGAAAATAGCATCTCAAAGTATGTGATAACAGGAGAATGAAGCTTCCAGGAACTCTGACTAACTTTTGATTGTCTCTTGTCTTTTTGGATATAGCAATCTGCTGTAGGCGTAGCCTCCTTCATGAGTATGCATTTATGAGTACGCATTCAGCGGAATTACAGAATTACTATGTCTATTACAGTATCCGACTGTATAGGACTGTAATGGCTAAATAATAAATTGCTCTCTAAGCGTACGTTGACCTAGCTTGATACGAACACCAAACTGCTCTCCGGCTTGGCCACTAAATCGAAGCTGGATGTAGTTATCAATCGCTCTAGAGGTTGCCTTTAGGTAATCAGCGTCGTTTCCATCGAGTACAGTAAGTTCAATACCCTCTGGTAGATAGAGCGATTCTCCTAGAGGACGCACCTGTAGAATAAAGCTAGTCCGTCTGTCGGCAGTTTGAGTAATGTGAACGACTAGAGCAACTCGAACTGATTGACTAAGGTGAGTCCCTAAGTCAACTAGCTTGGCACGGCTAATATCAGTTACAGTTGTCGGTGTATCTAGAGTAGGTGAGACCAAATCTGCAGAGGTGCGAAATGCTAAATCGAGCTCAGTCGGATTCATCAACGCCGCCGCTGTTTGCCAACCTTCGGCAATAATGCCATCTACCCATTTGCCAATTTGATTAAGAACACTCGGAGCAGTGCTTAGCTGACTCGATACTGCTGAAGACTGAGACGTTTGTAGCTGGTGAACCTGATCGATGAGCGTTTCAATCGGACCAAACCTATCTGTAGGAACGTACTCCATCTGAGGGACGTCCACACTAAAACCAGCTAATGTAGCCCGACGAGTACCTTCATCTAGACGGACCGCTATATAGCCCGCATGGCCATACCAATCCTCGGGCGGAATCTGACAGGTCTCACTACTTGAATTAATTAGTCGGCAAGAGAAGGTACCAATATCAGGCAGTTTGATATCAGCAACATTAGCTACTAACTGCATGATTGGATTCCAGCTATCGCTATCGGCTAAGTCAGTTGGAATAGCCAGTAGCTGTAAGTAGGTATTGACTGCACAGACAGCCAACGTGTTTTGTCTAATTTGTTCAGCCTTCTCGGGAATAGAGCACTGCTGAGCAAATCGCCCTGCAATCTGCATAGACTCAGTGGTAATAGGTATAACAATACCGGACTGTTGAGAATAGGTGGTAGTAACCATGTTCTAATCCCCGCCTTTATGGGGTGACAATAGTGAGTAAGTAGTTTTATAAACCGCCAAAAACGGCTTCTTATAATTATGTTGAAAGGTTATTGAAGGTATCCTTGCGACTTGCCAAACTCTCTAAGTAAGGGAAAGCATCGGCGATTGTAAAAGCTACTTAGCGTACCGATAGACAGTCCGTAGTCTTGAGAGAGTTGCTTCCAGGGGGTCTCTGGCGGCAAGCGCTTAAGAATTAAGAGCTGAGCGGTGACATTAGGATACTGGCTGATGTAGATAGATTTAAGCGTATTGTCCGCATCAGATTGTGCCCAGGTACGAACCTGCTCTAGTAGAGGGGGAATATCAGGAGGAGCGGGAAGCCTATCGATAGGATCTAAAACTGTGCCATCTTCCTTGCAAGCCACGCCACTAGACTGACTTTGAATATTGGCGCGCCGATAGTTTTCATCAA
It includes:
- a CDS encoding type II toxin-antitoxin system Phd/YefM family antitoxin encodes the protein MKAISKSKLKSKLLEFLRFVESEGEELVVTDRGNPVVKIVKYAESPSTEALFGDMRGKVQYFEDLTAPTSDEWEEL
- a CDS encoding type II toxin-antitoxin system VapC family toxin, whose amino-acid sequence is MSIVLDTCALIWWSLDPVKLSDNAKQSCEQMEKDKCGLVSSISLWEIAIKIKNKKLDLGVDLDIYLAALKKSDVVRIVPVDEKTWIESVRLEWSHRDPADRVVVTLAHSYQASLVTSDKEIRNFYSNVAW
- a CDS encoding iron-siderophore ABC transporter substrate-binding protein — encoded protein: MVSFRFRLSRTILFFLVGLLWAYLLIACQPENNLKVAQSVTACYPVEHVAGETCMPERVERLATLDAVSLENAIALGIQPVASTDIQWIGNDYPLEKLEDIVDLGESKRPSLERMLPLKPDLILGSDFPVSLYRQTSQIAPTVFFEFEHSGLWKDVFQKYAETLNREESAQQVMDNYYLRLENFKQQFEAKYGADKLSSFTVSVVRVYPDSVYQYFRESFIGTILQDAGVARPEGQDISADQALQRFQNQIQAPISFEALDQIDGDVIFVWTAEDDATAQEAQQKLEELQANPLWQQLKAVQNNQVYVVPRYWIGSGPIAADAVIDDLFKYLIEKN
- a CDS encoding TonB-dependent siderophore receptor, which encodes MTTVLSLFALTATGAKAEIADSRIGEASYTVTANWMAQTETAPVQIVGIQVEESETGLQITLETIETALNMRVTTASGNALIAEFSNAVLVDNPLEQFEPAEGIALVQVSALPDERVRVVVTGSNAPPIADFESTASGLAISIAPGAAQADDTSDTIRLVVTGEDDEGYNPSSASTAIGTDTPIRDTPFSIQVIPEAVLEDRNVTELGDALETAGGIVENGARGTSAFGPNLLIRGFRLNDTIFRDGISAFSLAPLSTNDVERIEVLRGPASVLFGQGNPGGVVNLVTKQPLSKPFHEVSGSAGSFESYDGALDLSGPLTGAGDVRYRLNLSYENYGSFRDFVDGERLQVSPTLAWDINENTSLDVFGQYTYDRETTDEGIPFDSNGEPIDVPRSRFLNEDFGEFTQDQFSLGYRLNHDFNDNLSLRHSSQYFQYEPERYYPFVNSFDEVTGEAERVEYFAEGTYQRFFTNAELVGQFNTGSVEHELLFGLEYRHDAEDPAFQFDNEFPPINAFNPVYTNEPFEKSPTFFRDDNVDTISAYIQDQITIIPELILLAGLRFDYVDEFRTERNSGEPRQEFEDQSEAFTPRLGIVYKPIEPITLYASYTTSFLPNGAGFLNGNGSTFEPEEGRQFEVGIKTDVTDRLSLTLAAFDIRRQNIVVSDPDDPLLSIQTGEVASRGIDLNLNGEILPGWNVTAAYNYLDAFVSEDTTDIQGNQLEGVPDNQFSLWTTYEIQQGNLAGLGAGLGLLYVGDRPGDIDNSFTLPDYFRTDAALFYKRDNWRAQLNVENLFDIDYFPSTSYGSSLYVNPGAPFGISASFAVEF
- a CDS encoding AraC family transcriptional regulator, translating into MTISLIQEDYWHLVYESEHKTCNRQNEAFETVWQYPVQLGQGSYCSIELRDGLELGIEQRQLHDELVICLPERTHPIEYVFCVEGKGECISSISSGQYALYGSGIAPKETLVYLADEPSLEINVHIEPSVLRSFLGSSFDPTETPLQYLFRDQTQIYTERIGVTTAAMQTALHQLLNCPFTGVIKKAYLESKVWELMTLLIDQELRQHDVKQQANRLKTDDIERIHHAKKILLQQVSDPPSLLNLARQVGLNDCTLKRGFRQVFGETAFGYLHNHRMETARQLLIEGEMNVSEAARSVGFSSRSYFAAAFRRKYGSSPREYLRQH